The proteins below come from a single Papaver somniferum cultivar HN1 chromosome 11, ASM357369v1, whole genome shotgun sequence genomic window:
- the LOC113322342 gene encoding probable pectinesterase/pectinesterase inhibitor 34 encodes MIKPKPPLVLSIFTIIFSIITTTTISTTTPQPLSLLHHRKLTQQTETTITESCSKTQYPTLCINTLLTHPSDSVLNNINRPSGLSLVQISVNETLNRVGKALYSASTISNAEMDTRVRSAYEDCLELLDDSMDQLSLSLNSVGSSSPSSKHTLDDVMTWLSSALTNHDTCTEGFEDVKVGYVKDHMEEQLKDLSQLVSNCLALFAVSSKKSPEKPSGGGDFDGIPIENGSPKQGFPAKKNSLPGWVKRRERHLLDMPVASMQPDIIVSKDGNGTHKTIAAAIKAAPQLSNKRTIIYIKAGRYEESNLKVGRKKINLMFIGDGKGKTVITGGQSVADNLTTFHTASFAATGTGFIARDITFENYAGPAKHQAVALRVGADHAVVYRCNIIGYQDSLYVHSNRQFFRECDIYGTVDFIFGNAAVVIQNCSLYGRKPMAQQKITITAQNRKDPNQNTGISIHNSRILAASDLAPSKNSFQTYLGRPWKMYSRTVYMLSYMGDHVHPRGWLEWNATFALDTLYYGEYLNYGPGGAVGQRVKWPGYRVMTSAEEAGKFTVSQFIFGSSWLPSTGVSFVAGLSV; translated from the exons ATGATCAAACCCAAGCCACCTCTTGTTTTGTCTATCTTCACCATCATTTTCTCAATTATCACCACCACTACCATCTCGACCACCACTCCGCAACCACTATCTCTTCTTCATCATAGGAAACTAACCCAACAAACAGAAACAACCATTACAGAATCATGCAGCAAAACTCAATACCCAACACTTTGTATCAACACATTGTTAACTCACCCATCTGACTCAGTACTCAACAACATTAACAGACCCAGTGGACTCAGTTTGGTTCAAATCTCAGTGAATGAGACACTGAATAGAGTTGGGAAGGCACTATACAGTGCTTCAACTATATCTAATGCGGAAATGGATACACGTGTACGGTCGGCATATGAGGATTGCTTGGAATTATTGGACGATTCAATGGATCAACTCTCACTTTCCTTAAACTCAGTCGGTTCCTCATCGCCGTCGAGTAAACACACTCTGGACGATGTGATGACGTGGTTGAGCTCGGCATTGACTAACCATGACACCTGCACGGAGGGCTTCGAAGATGTGAAAGTCGGGTATGTGAAAGATCACATGGAAGAACAGTTAAAAGATTTGTCGCAATTGGTCAGTAATTGTTTGGCTTTATTTGCTGTTTCCTCAAAGAAGTCACCGGAAAAACCATCCGGTGGTGGTGATTTTGATGGTATTCCTATTGAAAACGGGAGTCCCAAACAAGGTTTTCCTGCAAAGAAGAATAGTTTACCGGGATGGGTTAAACGTCGCGAGCGACACTTATTAGATATGCCAGTGGCATCCATGCAACCGGATATAATAGTTTCCAAAGATGGGAACGGAACGCATAAAACGATTGCCGCTGCAATTAAAGCAGCTCCGCAACTTAGTAATAAACGTACCATAATTTACATCAAAGCAGGAAG GTACGAGGAGAGTAATTTGAAGGTAGGGAGAAAGAAGATCAACTTGATGTTTATAGGAGATGGGAAGGGTAAAACAGTAATCACAGGCGGCCAAAGTGTCGCTGACAACTTAACGACATTTCATACAGCGTCATTTG CTGCAACCGGTACCGGATTTATTGCGCGTGACATAACGTTCGAGAATTACGCAGGCCCTGCTAAGCATCAGGCAGTGGCCTTAAGAGTAGGAGCGGATCATGCAGTTGTATATCGTTGCAACATCATAGGCTACCAAGACAGTTTATACGTACACTCGAATCGCCAATTCTTTCGAGAATGTGATATATACGGAACTGTTGATTTTATATTTGGCAATGCTGCAGTAGTAATTCAAAATTGTAGCCTTTATGGTCGTAAACCTATGGCTCAGCAGAAAATTACTATTACAGCTCAAAATCGGAAAGACCCGAATCAAAACACCGGTATATCAATCCATAACTCAAGAATACTTGCTGCATCAGATCTTGCACCATCCAAGAATTCCTTTCAAACATATCTTGGACGGCCATGGAAAATGTATTCGAGGACTGTCTATATGCTGTCTTACATGGGTGATCATGTCCATCCTCGTGGATGGCTCGAATGGAACGCTACATTTGCACTTGACACATTGTATTACGGGGAATATTTGAATTACGGACCAGGTGGTGCCGTCGGTCAACGTGTTAAATGGCCGGGATATCGTGTAATGAcctcagcagaagaagcaggaaaATTTACTGTTAGTCAGTTTATATTTGGTTCCTCTTGGTTACCCTCAACTGGGGTTTCATTTGTTGCAGGATTATCAGTTTAA